The following nucleotide sequence is from Aedes aegypti strain LVP_AGWG chromosome 3, AaegL5.0 Primary Assembly, whole genome shotgun sequence.
cgatgatactgtatgcccagggaattcaaggaaatttgcattacgaaaagatcctggaccgacttaGAAATGAACCtaagcaccttcagcatggctttgctttgcagtctcgagctctaaccactcggctgaaaAAGGCCCCAATTAACGTTGCCACCAGTAACTTTCAATaactaaattcataaatatttagttttacttCATATGATGAATGCTTCATCAAAAATTGTACACCACTTAAAATGTTTGCGTCGCAAAGCTGAtcgatttttattattgcactaaacaaaaaagcttaaaacacataacattaaaatcaaCTTTTTCCCATCAAACCCCAACTCTCAGATAGTCGAATACGAAGCCGATCACAAAGGATACCGGCCGAAAATCACCTACGAAGGCGGAGACGAACATCCCCACCACCACGAACACCCGCACCTACACCACCACGACGGACACGCCGGCTATCCTCACGAGTCGCCTCACAACCAGCTGGGCTATCCGAAGGAGTCTCATCATGACTTCGAGCACGAGCACGACCACGAACACGATAATGGGCACAGCCGAGCGGATCACGGCATTCACGATGGTCATGGCGGTCATCATGGTTACGATGGCAATGCTCACGAGTATCACAGCCACAATGGGCACGACCATGGGCACCATCATCGGCGCAACTCGGACGAGGGCGGTCATGGCCACGGGAACGGACACGGACAGCAGCACGGACACAACGGAAACGGAAATGGCCACAATGGCAAGCATCATCGTCGTGGTGCTAACGGAAATGGACACCATAGCGGCAGCGGCAACAACGGGGGACATCGTAACAATGGTTATCACTAGGACGTAGGGGAATGGTGCAATCAAGGGAGGATTATCGGATGAAGAGAGGCTCAACACTGCAAACTGcgaataaaacatttatttaatcaCAACAGTAGTACAAATTAGCGGTTAATATTTATTCCTTAACAATTGTTTTCAACAATGCATTTATCATGCTTCATTGCCAGTTCAATTACTTATTAATTTATAGATAGCAAGAGTAATGGCGAAAACAGCTTGTGGCTTATCGTCAGTAGTTAGGAAATGCTAACGCTTAAATTTACTACGATACTAAATAAAGCAATCTCAGCAAGACGGTCATCGAAAAAGAAGCAAAACTCTTCAACGCAGTTGGAGGATTCGATGAATCGAAAAAATACCAACACCAAACCCAACGATATTTATTTTTGCTAATGATCAGAATCACATGTCCATTATCGTTGAAATCCTCACAATGATTCTAACCATCGATGTCAAATGGATGAGATCCGATCTAGATGTTATCAAGGCAAATTGCCATTGTCATCGATCGATGTTGATGCAATAATGTTGTGCCAAAATGTATTCCAAATGAGGGGCCTAAGCGCAAAGTTTCAAGTTGAGTATATTAAAAAATCCTTCATTTTTAGGCTAAACAGGTGATTTTTACATCCAACATAACAAATAACATAATCcgtagaagattggcttgttCTTTTCCAactcccatacaatttgtatgaaatAAATAAGTACTGAAAAAActtcgattttctcaaaactaacCGTCCCAATggtaaaatattaatttataatgTAAAAAACAGTTTCTAACGGAGaaggacctggtgtagtggttagaatacacgtcgaggacctgggatcgaatcatGTCGCCGAGATAGTCACCTATGACTGAAAGGTAATAgcgacgacttccttcggaagggaagtaaagccgttggtcccgagatgaagataaaaaaa
It contains:
- the LOC5571033 gene encoding histidine-rich glycoprotein isoform X2, giving the protein MQQSVKRIKLLKLCRCMLLLAIAIVVTNAKPEAPVNSYLPPSHGHNGYHDDHHHDDHHHHGDDHHHTDLVPPSSSYGTPDSSYGPPHHHSGFDEHHEHHEHHEHHEEHHDSFEDEPAKYEFTYEVDDEDRDLSFGHEEMRDGDYTTGKYNVLLPDGRRQIVEYEADHKGYRPKITYEGGDEHPHHHEHPHLHHHDGHAGYPHESPHNQLGYPKESHHDFEHEHDHEHDNGHSRADHGIHDGHGGHHGYDGNAHEYHSHNGHDHGHHHRRNSDEGGHGHGNGHGQQHGHNGNGNGHNGKHHRRGANGNGHHSGSGNNGGHRNNGYH
- the LOC5571033 gene encoding histidine-rich glycoprotein isoform X1; translation: MQQSVKRIKLLKQLCRCMLLLAIAIVVTNAKPEAPVNSYLPPSHGHNGYHDDHHHDDHHHHGDDHHHTDLVPPSSSYGTPDSSYGPPHHHSGFDEHHEHHEHHEHHEEHHDSFEDEPAKYEFTYEVDDEDRDLSFGHEEMRDGDYTTGKYNVLLPDGRRQIVEYEADHKGYRPKITYEGGDEHPHHHEHPHLHHHDGHAGYPHESPHNQLGYPKESHHDFEHEHDHEHDNGHSRADHGIHDGHGGHHGYDGNAHEYHSHNGHDHGHHHRRNSDEGGHGHGNGHGQQHGHNGNGNGHNGKHHRRGANGNGHHSGSGNNGGHRNNGYH